A genomic region of Methanofollis fontis contains the following coding sequences:
- a CDS encoding archaemetzincin family Zn-dependent metalloprotease, producing the protein MFIRDRHEDLSTMGITIIWDHQVPVGLRLPVARRVEMILGMPVSNADAAALINGYHPERSQYDAAAILERVLLMKNRAGCTGPVLLIVTHDLFVGGCDFVFGLARPQTGCAVISTARLDNRFYGRPEDFNDLADRAAKEGSHELGHLFGLEHCTDRECVMFKPATLAELDRKKMALCPDCRRRLGKHST; encoded by the coding sequence ATGTTTATACGCGACCGACACGAAGATCTGAGTACAATGGGCATTACGATTATTTGGGATCATCAGGTGCCGGTCGGACTCCGCCTCCCGGTCGCCCGGCGCGTCGAGATGATCCTCGGTATGCCGGTCAGCAATGCCGATGCCGCTGCCCTGATCAACGGCTACCACCCTGAACGGAGTCAGTATGATGCGGCCGCCATCCTGGAGCGTGTGCTGCTGATGAAGAATCGGGCAGGATGCACCGGCCCGGTCCTTCTGATCGTCACCCACGACCTCTTCGTCGGCGGATGCGACTTCGTCTTCGGACTTGCCCGCCCGCAGACCGGGTGCGCCGTCATCTCGACCGCACGACTCGACAACCGTTTCTACGGGAGACCGGAAGACTTCAACGACCTGGCGGACCGGGCGGCAAAGGAGGGCAGTCATGAACTGGGGCATCTCTTCGGGCTCGAGCACTGCACGGACCGGGAGTGCGTGATGTTCAAGCCTGCCACCCTGGCCGAACTCGACCGGAAGAAAATGGCGCTCTGCCCGGACTGCCGGCGACGCCTTGGTAAACACTCCACCTGA
- a CDS encoding UPF0146 family protein, whose amino-acid sequence MSVAYKHIEACFGEYIARNYHNVIEIGVGQNAAVAERCVRAGLRVRATDIREPPLIPGVEVRRDDVFTPEHSWYAGADLIYAVRPGVEMIPPLIDLARSLRCDLIVYHLGNEVYLDGGEVIECGIVLHRYVRS is encoded by the coding sequence GTGTCGGTCGCGTATAAACATATTGAAGCCTGTTTCGGCGAGTATATCGCCAGAAACTATCACAACGTCATCGAGATCGGCGTCGGGCAGAACGCCGCAGTTGCCGAACGCTGTGTCCGTGCCGGTCTGCGGGTCCGGGCGACAGACATCAGGGAACCACCCCTGATACCCGGCGTGGAGGTGCGGCGCGACGATGTCTTCACCCCGGAGCATTCCTGGTATGCAGGCGCCGACCTGATCTATGCGGTGCGGCCCGGCGTGGAGATGATCCCCCCCCTCATCGATCTCGCCCGCTCCCTCCGCTGCGACCTGATCGTCTACCACCTCGGGAACGAGGTGTATCTCGACGGCGGCGAGGTGATCGAGTGCGGGATCGTCCTCCACCGCTATGTCCGGTCTTAG
- a CDS encoding replication factor C large subunit — translation MASEITAQDWTEKYRPHSLTDLVGNGPAVRELVDWARSWKVGSPPLILHGKPGIGKTSAAHALAHDMEWEIVELNASDQRTKAVIERIAGTSSATRSLSGAERKLIILDEADNLHGTADRGGARAIIEIIRTSRQPIVLIANDLYGLAKELKAIGEPVQFRAIQARSIVPRLRDICREEEIACSPAALTKIAENAGGDVRSAVNMLQASAIGRQEVDEEDVQSSSKDQRATIFDLIAATFAGKPDVDLLNLNRAVDDTPDTVVQWIEGNLHALTDPTAAAKAYAAVSRADEWIGLTYRRQYYTLWRYANATMLLGVKAAAGGAGIRQRIMPPSRWRRMGAARKQKAVRASVMQKLSRAMDLPQHTIREEYLTLLTLLIEDHPLAFARNLDLDADELNFFLHDKQRARSVIKEMKALQKGLKKKEETVPEPEEPPAADPPKKEERQPTLNQATLFDSF, via the coding sequence GTGGCCTCTGAAATCACCGCACAGGACTGGACTGAGAAGTACCGCCCACACAGCCTGACCGATCTCGTCGGCAACGGCCCTGCCGTCCGGGAGCTCGTCGACTGGGCGCGGTCATGGAAGGTCGGGAGTCCGCCTCTCATTCTCCACGGAAAACCCGGTATCGGCAAGACTTCGGCCGCCCATGCCCTCGCACATGACATGGAGTGGGAGATCGTGGAGCTCAACGCCAGTGACCAGCGGACGAAGGCGGTGATCGAGCGGATCGCCGGGACATCGAGCGCCACACGGAGCCTCAGCGGAGCAGAACGCAAACTGATCATCCTCGATGAGGCCGACAACCTCCACGGCACGGCCGATCGGGGCGGCGCCCGGGCGATCATCGAAATCATCAGGACGTCCAGACAGCCGATAGTGCTTATCGCAAACGACCTCTACGGGCTTGCAAAGGAGCTCAAGGCCATTGGAGAACCGGTGCAGTTTCGGGCGATCCAGGCCCGCTCAATCGTGCCCCGACTCCGTGATATCTGCCGGGAGGAGGAAATCGCCTGCAGCCCGGCGGCGCTGACAAAGATCGCAGAAAACGCCGGAGGGGACGTGCGGTCGGCCGTGAACATGCTCCAGGCATCGGCGATCGGGCGGCAGGAGGTCGATGAGGAGGACGTCCAATCATCGAGCAAGGACCAGCGTGCGACGATCTTCGACCTGATTGCGGCCACCTTCGCCGGAAAACCGGACGTCGACCTCCTGAACCTCAACAGGGCCGTCGATGACACACCCGACACCGTCGTGCAATGGATCGAGGGGAACCTCCACGCACTCACCGACCCGACAGCAGCAGCAAAGGCATATGCCGCTGTCTCGCGGGCTGACGAATGGATCGGGCTCACCTACCGGCGGCAGTACTATACCCTCTGGCGCTATGCCAATGCGACGATGCTCCTCGGCGTCAAGGCGGCGGCAGGCGGCGCCGGGATCCGCCAACGGATCATGCCGCCCTCCCGCTGGCGGCGGATGGGCGCCGCACGCAAACAGAAGGCGGTGCGGGCGTCGGTGATGCAGAAACTCTCCCGGGCGATGGACCTGCCCCAGCACACCATCAGGGAGGAGTACCTCACCCTGCTCACCCTGCTCATCGAGGATCACCCCCTCGCCTTCGCTCGCAACCTCGATCTCGATGCCGACGAACTGAACTTTTTCCTCCACGACAAACAGCGGGCCCGCTCAGTGATCAAGGAGATGAAGGCGCTCCAGAAGGGACTGAAGAAAAAGGAGGAAACCGTCCCTGAACCCGAGGAACCGCCTGCCGCCGACCCCCCGAAAAAAGAGGAACGGCAACCGACGCTGAATCAGGCAACCCTTTTCGATTCGTTCTAA
- a CDS encoding methanogenesis marker 2 protein: protein MTEKCSPDSVARSVREYEGVTRKRDIGELIECLRIQDQPNVVASFGEDAAVIRQDGNALLLAADGIWSKLMEADPFWAGYCAVLVNVHDIAAMGGTPLAMVDVLSFTSSTIRSEVTRGMQTASAQFGVPIVGGHLHPDTPYSVIDVAILGTVRVDDVIYSSGARPGDRVIAAIDLDGRVHPSCILNWDSVTMKSAEEVREQIGVMQELARRHLVTAGKDISNPGVIGTLGMLLEVSKRGAVIELDAIPRPDLRTNNITFEHWVRMYPGMGFILTCRDEHTDEVCRLFREAGMNAAAIGWIDDTDTLSVSYEGVTTSVFDLKQEGIMRILDNARLV, encoded by the coding sequence GTGACAGAGAAGTGTTCCCCCGATTCAGTCGCCAGATCGGTTAGAGAATACGAGGGGGTGACGAGAAAACGCGACATTGGCGAATTGATCGAATGCCTGCGAATTCAGGACCAGCCAAACGTCGTCGCCTCGTTCGGTGAGGATGCAGCGGTGATCCGGCAGGACGGTAATGCCCTCCTGCTCGCTGCCGACGGGATCTGGAGCAAACTGATGGAGGCCGATCCCTTCTGGGCAGGCTATTGCGCCGTTCTTGTGAATGTCCATGACATCGCCGCCATGGGCGGAACCCCTCTTGCCATGGTCGATGTGCTCTCTTTTACCAGCAGCACCATCCGGAGCGAGGTCACCAGGGGGATGCAGACGGCATCGGCCCAGTTCGGCGTGCCGATCGTCGGTGGACACCTTCATCCTGATACTCCCTATTCGGTCATCGATGTGGCAATCCTCGGCACCGTACGGGTGGACGATGTGATCTATTCCAGCGGCGCCCGGCCCGGCGACCGGGTGATCGCCGCCATTGATCTCGATGGGCGCGTCCATCCCTCCTGCATCCTGAACTGGGACTCGGTGACGATGAAGTCCGCCGAGGAGGTCAGGGAACAGATCGGTGTGATGCAGGAACTCGCCCGCCGCCATCTCGTCACCGCCGGCAAGGACATCTCGAACCCCGGCGTGATCGGAACCCTCGGGATGCTCCTTGAGGTCTCGAAGCGGGGTGCGGTGATCGAACTCGATGCCATCCCCCGTCCCGACCTGCGCACGAACAACATCACCTTCGAGCACTGGGTGCGGATGTACCCGGGCATGGGTTTCATCCTCACCTGCAGGGACGAGCATACCGACGAGGTCTGCCGTCTCTTCCGTGAGGCAGGGATGAATGCGGCGGCGATTGGCTGGATCGACGATACCGATACCCTCTCTGTCTCCTATGAAGGGGTCACCACCTCTGTCTTTGACCTGAAGCAGGAAGGGATCATGCGGATCCTGGACAACGCACGCCTGGTATGA
- the mtxX gene encoding methanogenesis marker protein Mmp4/MtxX gives MIVGIGAGVEPAKVRRTVERMAERKGDDLRIVPYCFPGAMEGECRESDLPWEALVADLAAGRIDAAVRGSLPANETLKCLKQACGVDRLERIALLETADGVRFLLAPVGVDEGWSISDRLSLAGKAQAIAAGLGLPEDVAVLSGGRLGDLGRHPVVDRSMADAELVARIGGYEHGEILIEDAVGRCGVIIAPDGISGNLIFRTLALLGKGTGHGAPVVNIDRIFVDTSRASPDYTGAVELAASMIRPKNPEIKG, from the coding sequence ATGATCGTCGGCATCGGTGCGGGGGTTGAACCCGCAAAGGTAAGGCGGACGGTGGAGCGGATGGCCGAACGAAAGGGCGATGATCTGCGTATCGTCCCCTATTGCTTCCCCGGTGCCATGGAGGGGGAATGCCGGGAGAGCGATCTCCCCTGGGAGGCGCTGGTGGCGGATCTGGCGGCCGGACGGATCGACGCGGCGGTCAGGGGTAGTCTCCCGGCGAACGAGACACTGAAATGCCTGAAACAGGCATGCGGCGTCGACCGCCTCGAGCGGATCGCCCTGCTGGAAACGGCGGATGGTGTTCGATTTCTGCTGGCGCCGGTCGGTGTTGATGAGGGGTGGAGCATTTCTGACCGTCTCTCCCTTGCCGGCAAGGCACAGGCGATCGCCGCCGGACTCGGACTGCCCGAAGATGTCGCAGTGCTCTCCGGGGGTCGTCTCGGCGATCTCGGGCGTCATCCTGTTGTGGACCGCTCCATGGCCGATGCAGAACTGGTGGCACGGATCGGGGGGTATGAGCATGGAGAGATCCTGATCGAGGATGCCGTGGGGCGGTGTGGGGTGATCATTGCCCCTGACGGCATCTCCGGTAACCTCATCTTCAGAACACTCGCCTTACTTGGAAAGGGAACGGGGCATGGGGCACCGGTAGTGAATATCGACAGGATATTCGTAGATACGTCGCGCGCCTCTCCAGATTACACCGGTGCCGTTGAACTCGCCGCATCGATGATTCGTCCCAAAAATCCTGAAATTAAGGGTTAA
- a CDS encoding histone family protein, whose protein sequence is MADLPIAAVVRIAKKNGAERVGSDAAAALVAKAEVYIASLTKEANRLAQHAGRKTIKEEDVELAAKSA, encoded by the coding sequence ATGGCAGACTTACCTATCGCAGCGGTTGTTCGGATCGCCAAGAAGAATGGTGCTGAGAGAGTAGGCAGCGATGCAGCTGCGGCCCTTGTCGCAAAGGCCGAAGTATACATCGCCAGCCTGACCAAGGAGGCAAACCGCCTCGCCCAGCACGCGGGCCGCAAGACGATCAAGGAAGAAGATGTTGAACTCGCGGCAAAGTCCGCCTGA
- the hisB gene encoding imidazoleglycerol-phosphate dehydratase HisB, translating into MREKEIIRRTKETDISLSIGLDNRGEPAIETGIPFMDHMLTACAHHGGFALRVAAEGDLDVDAHHLVEDLGIVMGAAIREAIGEGKGIVRFAHAAVPMDEALAEVVLDIGGRSYLVWNGEFNGNTVGGIDTTLFRHFFEGLCGRGGITAHIRYYGRNDHHMAEAIFKAFGIALGRAAAIDPAKSGVPSTKGTF; encoded by the coding sequence ATGAGAGAGAAAGAGATTATTCGACGGACAAAGGAGACCGATATCAGCCTATCGATCGGGCTGGACAACAGAGGTGAACCGGCGATCGAGACCGGGATCCCCTTCATGGACCACATGCTCACGGCATGCGCCCACCACGGCGGCTTTGCCCTCAGGGTGGCGGCAGAGGGCGACCTCGATGTGGATGCCCACCACCTGGTCGAGGACCTGGGGATCGTCATGGGGGCGGCGATCCGCGAGGCGATCGGCGAAGGGAAGGGGATCGTTCGCTTTGCGCACGCCGCCGTCCCCATGGACGAGGCGCTCGCCGAGGTCGTGCTGGATATCGGCGGAAGGAGTTATCTCGTCTGGAACGGCGAGTTCAACGGCAATACCGTCGGCGGCATTGACACCACCCTCTTCCGGCACTTCTTTGAGGGTCTCTGCGGCCGTGGCGGCATCACCGCCCATATCCGCTACTATGGCAGGAACGACCATCATATGGCCGAGGCGATCTTCAAGGCGTTCGGGATCGCCCTCGGGCGGGCGGCGGCGATCGATCCGGCGAAAAGCGGCGTGCCAAGCACCAAGGGCACGTTCTGA
- the hisA gene encoding 1-(5-phosphoribosyl)-5-[(5-phosphoribosylamino)methylideneamino]imidazole-4-carboxamide isomerase, producing the protein MMIFPAVDILGGQCVQLVQGRRESATAYGTPLENARRWLDAGADALHVINLDGAFGSAGANAAVIRDLIQETGVFVELGGGIRSMEDARSWLDIGVGRVILGTIAVREPEIVRDLSLEYGPEQVMAGVDAREGRVVIEGWEEEAGDFLSWAERFELLGAGSLLYTNVSVEGLCQGIDTAPVAALLGRTHLPVVVAGGISSTADVRTLRDLGVAGAVLGSALYSGKIMLEEALEAAR; encoded by the coding sequence ATGATGATCTTTCCTGCGGTTGACATCCTGGGCGGTCAGTGCGTGCAGCTCGTGCAGGGGCGGCGGGAGTCTGCCACGGCCTACGGCACACCCCTGGAAAACGCACGACGCTGGCTGGATGCAGGCGCCGACGCCCTTCATGTGATCAACCTGGACGGCGCCTTCGGGAGTGCCGGCGCGAATGCCGCCGTGATCCGGGACCTGATCCAGGAGACCGGCGTGTTCGTGGAGCTCGGCGGCGGCATACGCAGCATGGAGGACGCCCGTTCCTGGCTCGATATCGGCGTCGGGCGGGTGATCCTGGGAACGATCGCCGTCAGGGAACCTGAAATCGTCCGCGACCTCTCCCTGGAGTACGGCCCGGAGCAGGTGATGGCCGGGGTGGACGCCCGCGAAGGACGGGTCGTGATCGAGGGCTGGGAGGAAGAGGCCGGCGACTTCCTCTCTTGGGCCGAACGCTTTGAACTGCTCGGGGCCGGATCGCTCCTCTACACCAACGTGAGCGTGGAAGGGCTCTGCCAGGGCATCGATACGGCGCCGGTGGCGGCGCTTCTGGGCAGGACCCATCTGCCGGTGGTGGTGGCGGGCGGGATCTCGAGCACCGCAGACGTCCGGACATTGCGGGATCTCGGCGTTGCGGGGGCGGTGCTTGGATCAGCCCTCTACAGCGGGAAGATCATGCTTGAGGAGGCACTGGAGGCGGCACGATGA
- the hisG gene encoding ATP phosphoribosyltransferase: MTETTRIRLAIPNKGRIAQPIREIVEKSGIHLVETGGRNLIAKTVDPGIEVLFARPIDIPEYVANGAADIGVTGHDMVMERGSVVNELLDLRMGRARLVVAVPEEAEVNAVADLAGAKVATEFPNITRAYFERFGVGVTIVPVGGACEATPHLGIADAIVDLTSTGTTLQAMRMRILGEVLTTTTWVIANPDSLQQKRQKIDEVLLALESVVRAKGQCYIMMNASRDVLPEIEELLPGLGGPTVMDVASHDGLVAVHAVVAEERVYQLITRLKQAGARDILVMSIERMIP, from the coding sequence ATGACCGAGACAACCCGGATACGCCTTGCCATCCCGAACAAGGGACGGATCGCACAGCCCATCAGAGAGATCGTGGAAAAGAGCGGGATCCATCTGGTTGAGACCGGAGGGCGCAACCTCATCGCCAAGACCGTGGACCCCGGGATCGAGGTGCTGTTCGCCCGGCCCATCGACATCCCCGAATATGTGGCGAACGGCGCCGCCGATATCGGCGTCACCGGCCACGATATGGTGATGGAGCGCGGTTCTGTGGTCAATGAACTGCTCGACCTGCGGATGGGGCGGGCACGACTGGTGGTCGCCGTCCCGGAGGAGGCGGAGGTGAACGCCGTCGCCGATCTTGCAGGCGCAAAGGTGGCGACCGAGTTCCCGAACATCACCCGCGCCTATTTCGAGCGCTTCGGGGTGGGGGTCACGATCGTCCCGGTGGGGGGCGCCTGCGAGGCAACCCCGCACCTCGGCATTGCCGACGCCATCGTCGACCTCACCAGCACCGGCACCACCCTCCAGGCGATGCGGATGCGCATCCTGGGCGAGGTGCTGACGACGACGACCTGGGTGATCGCAAACCCCGACTCCCTCCAGCAGAAGCGGCAGAAGATCGACGAGGTGCTCCTGGCCCTTGAGAGCGTGGTGCGGGCGAAGGGGCAGTGCTATATCATGATGAACGCCTCCCGTGACGTTCTCCCGGAGATCGAGGAACTCCTCCCCGGACTCGGCGGGCCGACGGTGATGGACGTCGCCTCGCATGACGGACTGGTGGCGGTGCATGCCGTGGTGGCGGAGGAGCGCGTCTACCAGCTGATCACCCGCCTGAAACAGGCGGGGGCCAGGGACATCCTGGTGATGTCGATCGAGCGGATGATCCCCTGA
- a CDS encoding methionine adenosyltransferase, translating to MSRNIRVEQIEQTPIEQQQIELVERKGIGHPDSIADGIAEAISRALCKAYIEECGVYLHHNTDQGEIVAGESIPHFGGGRVVRPIYALLTGRATKSFDGINIPADTIAVEAARAYVRGIIPIMNMEGDIIVDCRMGSGSTDLRDVFKACGGSAMMRANDTSFGIGHAPFSETESLVKGVSDYIDDVYRPRNPAIGTDVKVMGLRDTDAITLTLAVAMVDRYLTDIGEYVETVNRLRESIEEIAPQFTSRKVHVDVNTADDITAGSVFLTVNGTSAEMGDDGSVGRGNRCNGLITPGRPMSMEATSGKNPINHIGKIYNLLATEVANTCVAEVEGIEEIYIRLLSQIGHPIDQPLVASAQVIPKPGYDMSKIMPGVEAVIDTGLADIASVTERVIRGELKTF from the coding sequence ATGAGCAGAAATATCAGGGTTGAACAGATCGAACAGACACCCATCGAACAGCAGCAGATCGAACTGGTCGAGCGCAAGGGCATCGGCCACCCGGACAGCATCGCCGACGGCATCGCAGAGGCGATATCCCGAGCCCTCTGCAAGGCTTATATCGAGGAGTGCGGCGTCTACCTGCACCACAACACCGACCAGGGCGAGATCGTGGCCGGCGAATCGATCCCCCACTTCGGGGGCGGTCGGGTCGTACGGCCGATATACGCCCTCCTGACCGGAAGGGCGACGAAATCCTTTGATGGCATCAATATCCCGGCAGACACTATCGCCGTCGAGGCGGCACGCGCCTATGTCAGGGGCATCATCCCGATCATGAACATGGAGGGCGACATCATCGTGGACTGCCGCATGGGATCGGGCTCGACCGACCTGCGGGACGTCTTCAAGGCCTGCGGCGGATCGGCGATGATGCGGGCGAACGACACCTCGTTCGGCATCGGGCACGCCCCCTTCAGTGAGACCGAGAGTCTGGTCAAGGGCGTCTCCGACTATATCGACGATGTCTACCGGCCCCGCAACCCGGCGATCGGCACCGACGTCAAGGTGATGGGGCTGCGTGACACCGACGCCATCACCCTCACCCTGGCCGTGGCGATGGTCGACCGCTACCTCACCGATATCGGGGAGTACGTCGAGACGGTGAACCGCCTGCGGGAGTCGATCGAGGAGATCGCACCGCAGTTCACCAGCAGGAAGGTGCACGTAGACGTGAACACCGCCGACGACATCACCGCCGGCAGCGTCTTCCTGACCGTGAACGGCACCTCGGCCGAGATGGGCGACGACGGATCGGTGGGCCGCGGCAACCGCTGCAACGGGCTGATCACCCCCGGCAGGCCGATGAGCATGGAGGCAACGAGCGGCAAGAACCCGATCAACCACATCGGCAAGATCTACAACCTGCTCGCCACCGAGGTCGCAAACACCTGCGTCGCCGAGGTGGAGGGCATCGAGGAGATCTATATCCGCCTCCTCTCCCAGATCGGTCACCCCATCGACCAGCCCCTGGTGGCGAGCGCACAGGTGATCCCGAAACCGGGATATGATATGTCAAAGATTATGCCCGGCGTAGAGGCGGTCATCGACACCGGTCTTGCAGATATCGCCTCGGTCACCGAGCGGGTGATCAGAGGGGAACTGAAGACCTTCTGA